Proteins encoded within one genomic window of Anaerolineae bacterium:
- the pyrB gene encoding aspartate carbamoyltransferase — protein MSKFTPPKPHTSRHLPFGDRRDAPFYGKHIISVKQFSRDDLTYIFEVAHEMREMVMRVGSFDLLKGKILANLFYEPSTRTASSFTAAMERLGGSVIPINEVRYSSVAKGESLPDTVRTLEAYADVIVLRHPQKGAAALAAQYARKPIINAGDGVGEHPTQALLDLFTIREELGQVDGLTVTMLGDLKYGRTVHSLARLLSLYDVRLNYVSPNILQMPREIIAELEEKGIPQAEHETLDPVLAETDVLYVTRVQKERFENLSEYEQVKGAYIITPETMALAKERMILMHPFPRVGEISMEVDADPRAAYFRQMEYGLYVRMALLAMVLGKA, from the coding sequence ATGTCCAAATTCACACCCCCAAAACCACATACCAGCCGCCACCTACCTTTCGGCGACCGCCGCGACGCTCCCTTTTACGGCAAGCACATCATCTCGGTCAAGCAATTCAGCCGCGACGACCTGACCTACATCTTCGAGGTGGCCCACGAGATGCGCGAAATGGTGATGCGCGTCGGCTCCTTTGACCTGCTCAAGGGCAAAATCCTCGCCAACCTGTTCTACGAGCCCTCCACCCGCACTGCGTCCTCGTTCACCGCGGCCATGGAGCGCCTGGGCGGCAGCGTGATCCCCATCAACGAGGTGCGCTACTCCTCCGTTGCTAAAGGCGAATCCCTGCCCGACACGGTGCGCACCTTAGAAGCCTACGCCGATGTCATCGTGCTGCGCCATCCGCAAAAGGGCGCCGCGGCCCTGGCCGCCCAATACGCCCGCAAGCCCATCATCAACGCCGGCGACGGCGTGGGCGAGCACCCCACCCAGGCGCTGCTCGACCTGTTCACCATCCGCGAAGAGTTGGGCCAGGTGGACGGCCTGACGGTCACCATGCTGGGCGACCTGAAGTACGGGCGCACTGTGCACTCCCTGGCCCGCTTGCTCTCCCTCTACGATGTGCGCCTCAATTACGTTTCCCCCAATATTCTGCAGATGCCACGGGAGATCATCGCTGAACTGGAAGAGAAGGGCATCCCCCAGGCGGAGCATGAGACCCTGGATCCGGTTTTGGCCGAAACCGATGTGCTGTACGTGACCCGTGTCCAGAAAGAACGTTTTGAGAACCTCTCCGAGTACGAGCAGGTGAAAGGGGCGTACATCATCACCCCCGAAACCATGGCCCTGGCCAAGGAGCGGATGATCCTTATGCATCCCTTCCCGCGCGTGGGCGAAATCAGCATGGAAGTGGACGCCGACCCCCGCGCGGCCTACTTCCGCCAGATGGAATACGGCTTGTATGTGCGCATGGCCCTCCTGGCCATGGTCCTGGGCAAAGCATGA
- a CDS encoding amidohydrolase family protein: protein MQLPGLIDPHVHTRDPGAPHKEDWSTVTAAALAGGFTVILAMPNTQPPVTDEATLRLALEAARARARCDYAQYLGATADNAARLAPLAARAAGLKMYLNATYGPLRLAEMTAWHAHFVHWPRRAPLVVHAEGHTLAAALLFAALYNRPVHIAHVSRKEEILLIRAAKERGLPVTCEVTPHHLFLTEDDAAALGPGRSEVRPRLASPADRQALWDNLEVIDCFATDHAPHTLHEKDGPHPPPGFPGLETALPLWLTAVREGRLTLEDLVLRMSTNPRRIFGLPAQPDTWIEVDPDASWEIPLHGWLTRADWSPFAGMRVWGRVRRVVLRGQEVFRDGQVLAPPGTGRDLRSV from the coding sequence ATGCAACTCCCCGGACTGATCGACCCCCATGTGCACACCCGCGACCCTGGGGCGCCCCACAAAGAGGACTGGAGCACGGTCACGGCCGCGGCCCTGGCCGGCGGCTTCACTGTCATCCTGGCCATGCCCAACACCCAGCCCCCCGTGACCGACGAGGCCACGCTGCGCCTGGCCCTGGAAGCCGCCCGCGCCCGGGCCCGCTGCGACTACGCCCAGTATCTGGGCGCCACCGCGGACAACGCGGCGCGTCTCGCCCCCCTGGCCGCCCGCGCCGCCGGGCTGAAGATGTACCTCAACGCTACCTACGGCCCGTTGCGCCTGGCCGAGATGACCGCCTGGCACGCTCACTTCGTCCACTGGCCCCGCCGGGCGCCGCTGGTGGTGCACGCCGAGGGGCACACCTTAGCCGCGGCCCTTCTCTTCGCCGCCCTTTACAACCGGCCGGTGCATATCGCCCATGTCTCCCGCAAAGAAGAGATTTTGCTCATCCGGGCGGCCAAAGAGCGCGGCCTGCCGGTGACCTGCGAGGTCACCCCCCATCACCTCTTCCTCACCGAGGACGACGCCGCTGCCCTTGGTCCCGGACGCAGCGAGGTGCGGCCCAGGCTGGCCTCCCCGGCCGACCGCCAGGCGTTATGGGACAACTTGGAAGTCATCGACTGCTTTGCCACGGATCACGCCCCGCACACGCTCCATGAGAAGGACGGACCTCATCCGCCTCCGGGGTTCCCCGGCCTGGAAACAGCCCTGCCCCTGTGGCTCACCGCCGTCCGCGAAGGGCGGCTTACCCTGGAAGATCTTGTCCTCCGCATGTCCACCAACCCGCGCCGCATCTTCGGCCTGCCCGCCCAGCCGGACACCTGGATCGAGGTGGACCCCGACGCATCCTGGGAAATCCCATTACATGGCTGGCTCACCCGCGCCGACTGGTCGCCCTTCGCCGGGATGCGGGTATGGGGCCGTGTGCGACGAGTGGTGCTGCGGGGGCAAGAGGTCTTCCGCGATGGTCAGGTTTTGGCTCCACCGGGCACAGGCCGCGACCTGCGCTCCGTTTGA
- a CDS encoding GxxExxY protein: protein MGKSNLLHTDLTEVILKAFYTVYNTLGYSFLEKIYENALLLELRRRGLRVHQQVPIKVYYAGQVVGEYFADLLVEDKVTKVTPKIRAYPSHPRHPWSIRGVSWKVSSPVWKPAPENAARCCA, encoded by the coding sequence ATGGGCAAAAGCAATCTGCTGCACACAGACCTGACCGAAGTCATCCTCAAGGCGTTTTATACGGTCTACAACACCCTCGGATACAGCTTTCTGGAAAAGATCTACGAGAACGCCCTGCTTCTGGAATTGCGTCGCCGCGGTCTCCGGGTGCACCAACAGGTTCCCATCAAAGTCTATTATGCCGGGCAGGTGGTAGGGGAATACTTTGCCGATTTGCTGGTTGAGGACAAGGTCACTAAAGTAACCCCAAAAATCCGTGCTTATCCGTCCCATCCACGTCATCCGTGGTCTATTCGAGGAGTCTCATGGAAAGTTTCTTCGCCCGTCTGGAAGCCCGCGCCAGAGAACGCGGCACGCTGCTGTGCGTAG